In candidate division WOR-3 bacterium, a single window of DNA contains:
- a CDS encoding OsmC family protein, whose protein sequence is MKTKVRWIEGMRFIGETDSGHLVVMDAPKESGGENLAPSPMTILLTTLGGCTGMDVVSILKKMKEKVANFSIEIGAQRREEHPRIFSEIEMVYKFQGENLNRENIEKAVKLSFEKYCSVGAILKLSCPVKYRIEII, encoded by the coding sequence ATGAAGACAAAAGTGAGATGGATTGAAGGGATGAGATTTATTGGTGAGACCGATTCCGGTCATCTGGTGGTAATGGATGCCCCGAAAGAGAGCGGTGGGGAAAATCTGGCACCTTCACCGATGACGATTCTTTTAACAACTCTCGGCGGTTGCACGGGAATGGATGTTGTCTCCATCTTAAAGAAGATGAAAGAGAAGGTAGCAAATTTCTCTATTGAGATCGGTGCCCAAAGAAGAGAAGAGCATCCCAGAATCTTTTCCGAGATTGAAATGGTCTATAAGTTTCAAGGAGAAAACTTAAACCGGGAAAATATAGAAAAGGCGGTGAAACTCTCCTTTGAGAAATATTGTTCAGTAGGCGCAATCTTGAAACTCTCTTGCCCAGTTAAATATCGGATTGAGATTATTTAA